A region from the Dinoroseobacter shibae DFL 12 = DSM 16493 genome encodes:
- a CDS encoding alpha-amylase family glycosyl hydrolase, whose protein sequence is MNAEAQMREVKSLAADPDWWRGAVIYQIYPRSFQDSNGDGIGDLLGIVERMPYIASLGVDAIWISPFFTSPMKDFGYDISDYFDVDPMFGSLADFDALIETAHMYGLRVMIDLVLSHTSDQHPWFEESRSSRDNPKADWYVWADAKPDGTPPNNWLSIFGGSGWHWDARRCQYYLHNFLTSQPDLNFHCADVQDALLGVGRFWLDRGVDGFRLDTINFYVHDAELRDNPPLPPEERNSNIAPEVNPYNHQRHLYSKNQPENLEFLAKFRAMMEEYPAIAAVGEVGDAQYGLEILGQYTRGETGVHMCYAFEFLAQEKLTAKRVAEVLNKVDEVASDGWACWAFSNHDVMRHVSRWDLTPGAQRGMLTLLMCLRGSVCLYQGEELGLPEAEVAFDDLQDPYGIEFWPEYKGRDGCRTPMVWQSDNMSGGFSIHRPWLPVSTEHLGLAVAVQEEAPDALLHHYRRALAFRRAHPALVKGDISDVTVVGDVISFLRKDPEETVFVAINMSDAPGAVDLPPGNWMQIGAELNSGGTSPDGRVHLGPWQPCIALKAP, encoded by the coding sequence ATGAACGCAGAGGCGCAAATGCGCGAGGTCAAGAGCCTCGCTGCCGATCCGGATTGGTGGCGTGGGGCGGTGATCTATCAGATCTACCCCCGTAGCTTCCAGGACAGCAATGGCGACGGGATCGGCGATCTTCTGGGGATCGTGGAGCGGATGCCCTATATCGCCTCGCTCGGGGTGGATGCGATCTGGATCAGCCCGTTTTTCACGTCGCCGATGAAGGATTTCGGCTACGACATCAGCGATTATTTCGACGTTGATCCTATGTTTGGCAGCTTGGCGGATTTCGATGCCCTGATCGAGACCGCGCACATGTATGGGCTGCGGGTGATGATCGACCTTGTTCTCAGCCACACCAGCGACCAGCACCCCTGGTTCGAGGAAAGTCGATCCAGTCGCGACAACCCCAAGGCTGACTGGTATGTCTGGGCCGATGCCAAGCCAGACGGGACGCCGCCGAACAACTGGTTGTCGATCTTTGGCGGCTCAGGCTGGCATTGGGACGCGCGGCGTTGCCAGTACTACCTGCACAACTTCCTGACTTCGCAGCCGGATCTGAACTTTCACTGCGCCGACGTTCAGGATGCGCTGCTAGGTGTGGGGCGGTTCTGGCTGGACCGGGGCGTGGATGGCTTCCGGCTCGACACCATCAACTTCTATGTCCACGACGCAGAGTTGCGCGACAATCCTCCGTTGCCGCCGGAAGAACGCAACTCCAACATCGCGCCAGAAGTGAACCCCTATAATCACCAGCGGCATCTTTACTCCAAGAACCAGCCGGAGAACCTGGAATTCCTGGCAAAATTCCGCGCGATGATGGAGGAATACCCAGCAATCGCGGCTGTGGGCGAGGTCGGTGACGCGCAGTACGGGTTGGAGATCCTCGGCCAGTACACCCGGGGAGAGACCGGGGTGCATATGTGCTACGCCTTCGAATTTCTTGCGCAGGAGAAGCTGACCGCCAAGCGGGTGGCGGAGGTTCTCAACAAGGTCGACGAGGTTGCGTCCGACGGTTGGGCGTGCTGGGCGTTTTCCAACCATGACGTTATGCGCCATGTCTCCCGCTGGGACCTGACCCCGGGCGCACAAAGAGGGATGCTGACCCTCCTGATGTGTCTGCGCGGGTCCGTATGCCTGTATCAAGGCGAAGAGTTGGGCCTGCCGGAGGCGGAAGTGGCCTTCGACGACCTGCAGGACCCCTACGGCATCGAGTTCTGGCCGGAATACAAGGGGCGGGACGGCTGCCGGACGCCGATGGTCTGGCAATCGGACAACATGTCGGGCGGCTTCTCTATTCACCGGCCCTGGTTGCCGGTCTCGACCGAGCATCTCGGCCTAGCGGTCGCGGTCCAGGAAGAAGCCCCGGACGCGCTGTTGCACCATTACCGCCGGGCGCTGGCCTTCCGCCGCGCCCATCCGGCATTGGTGAAAGGCGATATTTCGGATGTGACCGTTGTCGGCGACGTCATTAGCTTTCTGCGCAAGGACCCCGAAGAGACGGTATTCGTCGCCATCAACATGAGCGATGCGCCCGGTGCGGTCGATCTGCCTCCGGGCAACTGGATGCAGATCGGGGCGGAATTGAATTCAGGCGGGACAAGCCCGGACGGGCGCGTGCATCTCGGGCCTTGGCAGCCCTGCATTGCGCTGAAGGCACCGTGA